The Rosa rugosa chromosome 1, drRosRugo1.1, whole genome shotgun sequence genomic sequence GACGTCGCCTAGAGCTTCAGTTTCATCTTCCTCTTAATTACAAATGTTAGTCTGCAAAtcggagagagtgagagagaggaagaTAAGAAACGTTAATTATGAAAGCAAGAGAAATGAACGATTTCATTTTactggaattaaatttgataaagaaaacaaaaaagttgaAAGGTAAAGTCCGTGATATAAAGTGAAGTCTGGCCCCTTAGGCCCTCTCATCACGTGGATGTCTGTGGACCTAATCACTAAATAATGGTATGTACAAAGTCAAGTATGGCCGCCCATTAGGCCCATCATCACATGTGGATGTCGGTCGACCTAATCAATATATAATAGTATGTACATCATATATGTATGGACACACTTCTCACTCTTAGCTACTTTGATCGGTCTCCCCTTCTTTCCACTACAAGTTGATCAATTTCTGATGGCTGAAGCCCTTATTTCCGTTGTCCTAGAACAATTGGCTTCAATCACCCGTCAACAGGTACAGCAACAAGTGAAATTGGTAGTTGATGTTAAGAAAGAAGTTGCAAATCTCAGAGACAATTTCCGAGCTATAAAAGCCGTGCTCAAAGATGCAGAGGAGAGGCAAGTGAAGGAGGATTCCGTCAAACTATGGCTGGATAATATAAGGGACGTGTCCAACGAGATGGAGGACGTGTTGGATGATTGGAACACTGAAATTCTGAAGCTACAAATTGAGAaacaagagaaagaagatgGAAATGCTCTTGATACGACTAAGAAGAAGGTATGTCTATGCATTCCTACTGCTTTCTTTTGTTCTGGCCAAGTTACTCGATTTATTTCTCGTCGCGACATTGCTCAAAAGATTAAAGATCTCAATGAAAGGTTAGCAAAAATTGCTAATATGAGGCAAAATTTTAACTTTCAGTATCCAAAAAGTGGTACTGAACTTATTGAGCGACAAAAGACTACTTCTTTTGTCGATCAAACATTTGGTCGGGTAGATGaaaaagaattattagtggACATGTTGTTGAGTGAAAGTAATCCTGAAGGGCAAAGCCCCATTGTCATCCCTATTGTAGGGATGGGTGGAATCGGTAAAACAACCCTTTCTCAACTAGCATATAATGATAAAAGAGTCCAGGAAAATTTCAAAGATAGAATATGGGTTTGTGTCTCAGATCCATTTGATGAGCTCAACATAGCCAAAACCATCCTTGCACGCCTTGGTGGAAATGTCAATTCCATTTCGAGTGACCTAGATGCTTTCTTCGAATGTCTGCAGAAGTCTATTGAGGGGAAAAAGTTTCTCCTCGTCTTAGATGATGTGTGGAACCAAGACTATATGAAGTGGGCAAACTTGAAGCTACATTTACAGAAAGGTGTTGTAGGTAGTAAAATAATTGTCACTACACGAAAAGAAGAAGTAGCCACGATGATGGGAGCACCTGATAACACGATCAATTTGAAGGTGTTGAGTGACGAAAATTGTTGGTCATTGTTCGCTGGAATTGCCTTTACCAATAGAAACCAAGATGAGTGTCAAATTTTGGAACCTATTGGTAGGGAAATTGTAAAGAAGTGCAAAGGGTTGCCTCTTGTTGCCAAGACTTTAGGTGGTCTCATGCGTTGTaagaaagcaaagaaagaatGGCAAGATGTTTTGAGTAGTGAGATATGGGAGTTAGACACAATGGAGCAACAAGTTTTCCAACCGCTATTACTAAGTTATTATGATTTAACTCCAATGATCCAACGTTGTCTATTATATTGTGTCACTTTCCCAAAAGACcttttaattaagaaaaaagtTTTGATTGAGTTGTGGATGTCGCAAGGTTTTCTTGGTTCAGTTGAGAACAAAAAAAAGACAATAATAgacgttggagaatcatatttTGATAACTTGGTAATGCGATCTTTCTTCCAGAATTTCAAACAAGATAAATTTGGAGATATTAAACAGTGCCAAAtgcataatattgtgcacgacTTTCTCCAATATTTAACCAAGAATGAATGCTTAATCGTTGAGGTCAAAGGTGGTGAGAAGAGAATAGAATTACCAGCAGACAATAAGCTTGGTCATTTGACCATAACGTTTGCACCCAAGGGACCTTTTCCCGTTTCTTTAGACCATTGCCAACGTCTGCGGACCATTACAACATTTGATTGTAAAATTACAAGTCTCAGCCGAGAGTTGATTTTACAATTAAAATGCGTGAGGACGTTGAATTTGAGTGACAATTTGATCGAAGAAGTTCCGGACGAGGTTGGCGTGTTGGTGCACTTGAGGTATTTGGATTTATCGGATAATTGGAGGCTGAAGAAATTACCTGATAGTTTGTGTAATTTAGTCAATTTGCAAACCTTGCGAGTTGATGAGTGCCATGGCCTTAAAAAGTTACCCGAGGCCATGGGAAAGTTGACCAGCTTGCAGCATCTTCATGCTAAGATTGGTAGGTGGCCACCGCTGAAGTTGCCCAAATCAATTGCGAGGTTGAAAAGTCTACGGACGCTAGATCTGGATGTTATTATTGGAGATGAAGAAGGTGAAGGTGAAGGTGAAGGTGAAGGTAGTAGAGATGAAGAAGGATTCAGATTAAGTGATTTGAGAGACATGGACGAGCTTCAGGGGAAGCTTAGGATTGAATTGGTGGGCAAATTGAAAGATAGTGCTGCGAGTGATGCGGAGAAAGCCAAATTGGTGAACAAGAAACACCTTCTTCATTTGGGACTAGGGTTTCCCTGCGAGAGCGAGAGTGAGGGCAACCAGAGTACCATCGAGGAAGCAGTATTGAATGCCTTACAGCCAAATTCAAATCTTGAATCCTTATGGATCGAAGGTTACGATGGCAGCACCCTGTACCCCAATTGGACCTCCTCTTTAATAAACTTGAAAAGCCTGACCTTCTCTCGGTGCAATGTTTGTAACCATGTGCCTCTTTCGGTTTTGGGCTACTTGGGGTCCCTTGAGACACTCACATTTCAACACATGGAAAAAGTGAAAAAGGTTGGATTTGAGTACTCACTTGATCATCAAGTTATATTGTTCCCCAATCTGAAACAACTCGAGTTCTCTTTCATGGGTGAGTGGGAAGAATGCGATGATGATGAGAATGATGCTACTTCATCGTCACCAACTTGTTTCATGCCACGCCTTTCTACTTTATCCATCGAGTACTGCTTTAAGCTGAAGACACTGCCAGACTTCCTTCCAAGGAAGACACCGCTGCTTCAGAATTTGATCATCAACGGTTGTTTCATTCTCTCCGAAAGTTGCAAAGACAGGCAAGGCCCGGAATGGTCCAAGATTTCTCACATCCCAAACATCGCAATTGATGGCAAAATTGTACAAAAAGATGGAGTTTGGATCATACAAGAGGAAGAAAGTGATGAAGAAATTGATTCAAATTGATCGAACAAGATTTCTCACATccaaattgatgaagaaattgatcAACAACGCCATCCATCCAATTCCTTGGTACGTAATTAGTCCaccaatcatttttttttttatgttaattTCCAGTTTTCAAAATGATATACTGCACGCATAACTTGATATCCTCTGCATCTTGATTATTGAGTGTCTCTTTTGactgaatgaaaatgaaaatgacaaTAGGAGATAAAGTTTACAACTCAATATGTGGATCTGAAAAGGCTTCCGCTTTAGTTTTACAAAACCAGACaattttctgtttcttcatcAACCAAGCAATAGAAAAAATAGCTGAGTAAGTTATCATCACTTTAGTGTATCAAGTCACCATATGAAATTTAGTAACATGGATTGAATTTGCAAAAAGGCTAATCTTCTTATTGGAGACTATTATGAATGACTAATACATTTGCTTGCTAATCTTCTTATGTCAGCAGCTGAAGATTTTTGCTGCATTGAAACAGTGGAACGGCAGAAATAATCCAAATTTCTCATTTGCGTTCAAGATTTTAACGACATGCTGACCTCTGCACATTGAAGACTTTGTGTAACTCCTGAAGTGGTATAGTTGACATTTGTTCTATCCTCCTCTTATGTCCAAAAAATTGTGGAGGAGAAGGATGGCAATCATTTCTGACTACTTTTGGAACTGATACAGTTCTTATGGAGGACACTGGTGAAGAATTTGTTCATCTTGGGAGGAACAGACCTTGAGTGACGTTGCAAGAACAAAGGCACAGAATCACAGAATGGCCCAAGATTTCTCACATTTTAAACATACAGTGTTCTCTAACTAGCTGAACAGGTATGTGCTTAAATGAGTTTGATTCACTTAGTTCTATAGAATGGCTAGGTCTGATAATATACCGTATGTTACAAATATGGGGACATTTGACAACATATTGaacttttttgtttctttgttagcCAGACAAAACCTTGTCTGATGCAACTTATATGTTCAAAtcattttcagaaaatatttGCAAATTATACAAACTACTGTACTTGTGTTTACTTTTTCTCGTACATGAATATCCCCTGGGGTCAAATCTAATTAAGAAAACATTTGTGCCACCAATTTCCTGCAGCTATTCAGATTCTGTCTTATACAAGTCTGGAAGCTTAAAATTCAAACCAGCTCTTAGATGCATAGTGTTCTATTTTCATGTATAGAACATTCTGTTCTTGAAATTAAATCTATATTCTTTTATATATCTTCTTCTAAATGATGTTGCTGACCTAAGAAGTTTATGGAATGTATCCAGGAATGTTGAAAATGGTTGATAAATTACCAAGGCCATGGGGAAGCTGTTTAACTTACAGTATCATATATAATTATAAGCTGGAAGTCTTCAAAAGCTTTGTGAGGTTAACAATATCCAAGAAAGGGTGTGACAGATAAGGTTGATCCTGAGAAAGCAAGATTGGTAAATGAGAAGAAACTTGATTTGGAACCAAGTTTGTGGTACTCAACAAGAGAAGATCAACTGAACCCCTTGCACTGAAATCCAAGCATGAGTAACTACAGTTGCACCGCACACACTGTGCAATAGACGACAGATGTCTTCAAATAATTTCAGAAGGCTTAGGGATGACGAGTGTGGTTTATGTGAATTTGTGCCTCTTTTGGGAACTTGGTGTCCCTTGAATCACTGCAGTTATGTTTTGACATGAAAACGAAAGAGGTATATAAGAGTTGAGTTTCAAGATACAATTATCATGAACTTTAATCTTTAATTCGGAGTCCATGAGAGTGTCTTATTTAATTCAGGCCATAGGTAACAATATCTTATTGTATTTGGTATGTGTTCATATTATTGCAGTACTCCAGAAGGATTAACGATAAATTGTCAAGAGCAAGTAAGGTTTTTCGTGGGGTGTGCATTTAGAGATGTGAGTAAACAGACCTGAATCATCATCTATTAGCTGCCTAGCTTGTCGAAGAGGAAGGTCGGGGAGCCCAATAAGGAGGAAAATGTTACTCTTAGACCTGCAGTCAGAGATGAAGAGAAATTTTTTGGTGTCGGTGCTCATATTTATGCATCCACTCCTTTAGTGATCCCTTCATTTGTGTGATGGACTTGCAAATGCTGCCAGGCATGCTTGCAGCACAGCATGTATCTACATATAGAGCTCAGGGCTGCTAGTCCAGGTGCTGAATCAGCAATGAGAGCACTTGATCTTGCTGACATGCCCAATTTCCACCAACTGTAGCCACAGAAAGCTTGGCTGGCACTCTGGGACATATATAGAAAGTTGATATTTCTTAAATGTGAGGTTTCAGATGTTTCTCTCATTTCTCATACATTTGTGTTTGGTTGGAGGTGAAACCAATTCTGTCTCAAAGTTTTCTCACATCCCAAATGTCAAAATTGATCGCAAAACTGTACAAAAAGATGGAGTTTGGATTTGATCAcccatcccccccccccccccccccccttgggTTTTCTTAGGTATGTACCaatcattttctttcttcttttatctGTTAATTTCCAGTTATCAAAATTGATCTACTGCATGCAGAATTTGATTATTAAGACTCTCTTTTGACTATCCAAAGATGAAGATGATCTAACTCCAGCTTGAGATAAAACCAGAGCAGTCCCTTGTCCATGCCAACCAAGGCAACTGCGTTGGGTCTCTGGCTTTAGGAAGGcctaaatgaaaaagaaaatgacaaaACTTGAAGAAGCTTACTGCTTTAGTTTTACAATAGTAAAGATTCACCAATTTAGTCCATAATGTAAATTTGGCCTCGCTCTTCTCTAAATTAAATTTAGTAAACAATGTATTTTAGTTTAACAAAACCTGACATTTCTCATCTTTGCTGCTCTTGTAGTCTCAGCCTCTACTTTCAAATGCtaattaatatttatttatgtttgtttttctgttttctttattcaaaactcaaaagattGATAGATCTTAAATTGATGCTCTCACCCAATCTATATCTCCTAGTCTCAGTTTCTACTCATTACTAAGTTAGGAAGGCACCTTCAAAATTTAGCCTTAGAACTCATTTTGCATTGGGTAAGGCCAATGGACAAACAAACTGTATATCAAGGCCAGGACTAAACTTGATAGCTGAGTAAGTTATCATCACTTAGTGTATGAAATTTAGTTACATGGATTGAATTGCAAAAAGGCTAATCTTCTCACTACACTCCATGGATTTAATTATGAATGACTAATACATTTGCTTGCTAAACTTCTTATATCAGGTGCAGAAGATATTGATTGCAATGAAACAGTGGAACGGCAGAAATGATCTGAAAGTCTCATTTGAGTTCACGTTCAAGACTTTTGTGTCATGCTGACTTTTGTGTAGTATGGCAGATTGAAGACTTTGTGCAACTCCGTTTAATGTGTCGGGGAATTTCATATTCTCAGATATCATCATTCCTCTCTTTAAAAGGTAAATTAGTTTGTTTGAACATGTCATTTTGCAGTTGAactgaatcttttttttttcttagattTGGTATCTAATTTTCTTATCTCAGCAGCTCAAGATCTCCATGGAATATTTGAAAGGTGGAAGCATGGAATCTCATCGGATGTGACCCCTTTGCTGTAGGCCAAATTGAagtctc encodes the following:
- the LOC133724999 gene encoding putative disease resistance protein RGA3, coding for MYIIYVWTHFSLLATLIGLPFFPLQVDQFLMAEALISVVLEQLASITRQQVQQQVKLVVDVKKEVANLRDNFRAIKAVLKDAEERQVKEDSVKLWLDNIRDVSNEMEDVLDDWNTEILKLQIEKQEKEDGNALDTTKKKVCLCIPTAFFCSGQVTRFISRRDIAQKIKDLNERLAKIANMRQNFNFQYPKSGTELIERQKTTSFVDQTFGRVDEKELLVDMLLSESNPEGQSPIVIPIVGMGGIGKTTLSQLAYNDKRVQENFKDRIWVCVSDPFDELNIAKTILARLGGNVNSISSDLDAFFECLQKSIEGKKFLLVLDDVWNQDYMKWANLKLHLQKGVVGSKIIVTTRKEEVATMMGAPDNTINLKVLSDENCWSLFAGIAFTNRNQDECQILEPIGREIVKKCKGLPLVAKTLGGLMRCKKAKKEWQDVLSSEIWELDTMEQQVFQPLLLSYYDLTPMIQRCLLYCVTFPKDLLIKKKVLIELWMSQGFLGSVENKKKTIIDVGESYFDNLVMRSFFQNFKQDKFGDIKQCQMHNIVHDFLQYLTKNECLIVEVKGGEKRIELPADNKLGHLTITFAPKGPFPVSLDHCQRLRTITTFDCKITSLSRELILQLKCVRTLNLSDNLIEEVPDEVGVLVHLRYLDLSDNWRLKKLPDSLCNLVNLQTLRVDECHGLKKLPEAMGKLTSLQHLHAKIGRWPPLKLPKSIARLKSLRTLDLDVIIGDEEGEGEGEGEGSRDEEGFRLSDLRDMDELQGKLRIELVGKLKDSAASDAEKAKLVNKKHLLHLGLGFPCESESEGNQSTIEEAVLNALQPNSNLESLWIEGYDGSTLYPNWTSSLINLKSLTFSRCNVCNHVPLSVLGYLGSLETLTFQHMEKVKKVGFEYSLDHQVILFPNLKQLEFSFMGEWEECDDDENDATSSSPTCFMPRLSTLSIEYCFKLKTLPDFLPRKTPLLQNLIINGCFILSESCKDRQGPEWSKISHIPNIAIDGKIVQKDGVWIIQEEESDEEIDSN